One Pseudomonas sp. MH9.2 DNA segment encodes these proteins:
- a CDS encoding ABC transporter substrate-binding protein: MKNVKRIALSCLPLASLLLTAPAHAEPTLYLGMNGGTMERVYADKVLPAFEKANNVKVVIVPGTSSDILAKVQASKDNPQLHVMFLDDGIMYRAISMGLCGKLQPSAALADIPAKARIKEEAAAVTLGVTGLAYNTRMFKEKGWSAPTSWMDMADSRYKDKVVFQSLASSTYGLHGFLMFNRIQGGSETNVEPGFKAWPKTVGPNVLEYIASSAKISEMVQTDEAALFPLTPTQVSTLKLLGVPVEYAQPKEGAVVLNVAECTIANNNQPELAQKLAAYLLSPEAQAPALEEGDQIPSNPKTPTTDKTRSQVAAMNAYLETAISIDWDQVNQQRPEWNARWSRTIER; encoded by the coding sequence ATGAAGAACGTCAAACGTATCGCCCTGTCTTGTCTACCCTTGGCCAGCCTGCTGCTCACGGCACCGGCGCATGCCGAACCGACGCTGTATCTGGGCATGAACGGCGGCACCATGGAACGCGTCTATGCCGACAAGGTTTTGCCGGCTTTTGAGAAGGCCAATAACGTCAAGGTGGTGATCGTACCCGGCACCTCTTCTGACATTCTGGCCAAGGTCCAGGCCAGCAAGGACAACCCGCAACTACACGTCATGTTCCTCGACGACGGCATCATGTACCGCGCCATCTCCATGGGCCTGTGCGGCAAGCTGCAGCCAAGCGCGGCGCTGGCAGACATTCCGGCCAAGGCTCGGATCAAGGAAGAAGCCGCAGCAGTAACCCTGGGCGTCACCGGCCTCGCCTACAACACACGAATGTTCAAGGAGAAAGGCTGGAGCGCTCCCACCTCGTGGATGGACATGGCCGACAGTCGTTACAAGGACAAAGTAGTCTTCCAGTCCCTGGCTTCGTCGACCTATGGCCTGCACGGCTTCTTGATGTTCAACCGTATCCAGGGCGGCAGCGAAACCAACGTCGAACCGGGCTTCAAGGCCTGGCCGAAAACCGTCGGCCCCAACGTACTGGAATACATCGCCAGCTCAGCGAAGATTTCCGAAATGGTGCAAACCGACGAAGCCGCCCTCTTCCCCCTGACACCGACCCAGGTCTCCACCCTGAAACTGCTCGGCGTGCCGGTTGAATACGCACAACCCAAAGAAGGTGCGGTGGTACTCAACGTCGCCGAATGCACCATCGCCAACAACAACCAGCCCGAGCTCGCGCAAAAACTCGCCGCCTACCTCCTGAGCCCGGAAGCGCAGGCCCCGGCACTGGAAGAAGGCGACCAAATCCCCTCCAACCCAAAAACCCCAACCACCGATAAAACCCGCAGCCAGGTCGCAGCGATGAACGCATACCTGGAGACGGCCATCTCGATTGATTGGGATCAGGTTAATCAGCAACGCCCGGAATGGAATGCGCGCTGGAGCCGGACGATCGAGCGGTAG